In Aspergillus nidulans FGSC A4 chromosome II, a single window of DNA contains:
- a CDS encoding uncharacterized protein (transcript_id=CADANIAT00005123): MDRFDSHLHLSSKSIPVMSAIVVTGSSRGLGLELVKQLFGRVSETSGLLIVTARRCTPALSEAIAQSKGSAVSVPLDVTDEEQVARSVEEVRSTLNGHSLNILLNCAGVHGEIHGKIALIQCIPLMQNSAVKEIINMRVHSSGFGSITSAQDYIYALCPAYKISKAALNALTVQYALSYRDEGFTIVAVIQDDMGGKNADLTLSHGAEAVLDIVAVLETKDNGCFRNLCTRMGRV, translated from the exons ATGGACCGGTTTGACAGCCACCTGCATTTATCCAGCAAGTCCATCCCAGTCATGTCAGCCATCGTCGTCACAGGCAGCTCGCGGggcctcggcctcgagctGGTGAAGCAATTGTTTGGTCGAGTGAGTGAAACCAGCGGGTTATTGATCGTCACAGCTCGACGCTGCACTCCGGCGTTGAGCGAGGCGATCGCCCAATCGAAGGGGTCCGCAGTCTCCGTTCCCCTGGACGTGACGGATGAGGAACAGGTCGCTAGGTCGGTGGAAGAAGTACGCTCAACTCTGAATGGGCACAGCTTAAATATTCTGCTCAACTGTGCGGGCGTTCATGGAGAGATTCACGGGAAGATTGCTCTTAT ACAGTGCATACCACTGATGCAGAACAGTGCCGtgaaggaaatcatcaaCATGAGAGTCCA CTCAAGTGGCTTTGGATCCATAACATCAGCACAGGATTACATATATGCACTGTGTCCAGCCTACAAGATCAGCAAGGCCGCGTTAAATGCACTTACTGTACAGTATGCACTGTCGTATCGAGATGAGGGCTTCACTATTGTTGCTGTAATCCAGGA TGATATGGGTGGGAAGAATGCCGATCTGACTCTCTCTCATGGCGCAGAGGCCGTGTTGGATATCGTGGCAGTTCTTGAGACCAAGGATAACGGGTGTTTTAGGAATCTGTGCACCCGGATGGGACGGGTCTGA
- a CDS encoding uncharacterized protein (transcript_id=CADANIAT00005124), which translates to MRIPVPWKVLGSTVGTGGACTILSSFFFTRDIEFVPLESSDPIFHSEHFKRYNPYGNPTIHDLHIKRVPLSQIDPKLRADEDKLLERYCGGVWAGLGFAPQRILLALLCKETDRTDPAAPESVTLWSPSELLESEYKPGTDIAGHFEVIERPKQGHSILIRGGDKISNRGLRPLDGFIELTASVDQQHGLVEFGCKTVFFQGLGPAAGGKLPMPGPVVWLHEQYAKALLASGVSYVCM; encoded by the exons ATGAGAATTCCAGTCCCTTGGAAGGTCTTGGGCAGCACAGTCGGGACAGGCGGAGCTTGCACGATCctatcttccttctttttcacACGAGATATCGAATTCGTCCCTTTGGAATCGTCCGACCCGATCTTCCATTCTGAGCACTTCAAGCGATATAACCCCTACGGCAACCCTACCATTCATGACCTGCATATTAAGAGAGTTCCTTTATCTCAGATAGATCCTAAGCTCCGCGCGGACGAAGACAAGCTTCTAGAGCGGTATTGTGGAGGCGTCTGGGCTGGTTTAG GTTTCGCCCCACAACGGATTCTCCTCGCACTGCTGTGTAAAGAGACGGATCGAACCGACCCAGCGGCGCCGGAATCGGTAACGCTATGGTCTCCCTCAGAGCTACTGGAATCCGAGTACAAACCGGGAACTGACATTGCGGGCCATTTTGAGGTGATCGAGCGGCCGAAGCAAGGCCATTCAATTCTCATCCGCGGCGGCGACAAAATATCTAATCGGGGGTTGCGGCCGCTGGACGGGTTCATTGAGCTCACGGCATCCGTCGACCAGCAACATGGTCTGGTCGAGTTTGGATGCAAGACTGTTTTCTTTCAGGGGCTGGGCCCCGCTGCAGGGGGGAAGCTTCCAATGCCTGGGCCCGTGGTATGGCTGCATGAGCAATATGCGAAAGCCCTTTTGGCGTCTGGTGTAAGTTATGTGTGTATGTGA
- a CDS encoding uncharacterized protein (transcript_id=CADANIAT00005125) gives METRKRLLGPKHPDTLASMAGLASTYQSQGRWREAEWLEVQVMETRKQVLGSWHPDTLTSMANLASTYWNQGRWKEAEALEVQVMETRKQVLGSWHPDTLTSKANLALTYQYQGRWKEAEWLEVQVMETRQQVLGPEHPNTLTSMANLALTYRNQGQLKEAERLGVQVMETSKQVLGSDHDDTLASMANLASTYWSQGKWKEAEALFIRVLNTQKQVLGLEHPDTLASMADLASTYQNQGQWKEAEELFIQAMEIQTTVLGSEHPDTLISTANLASTYRSQGRLKQAERLGVQVMETSKQVLGPDHPYTLTSMANLASTYWSQGKWKEAEALFIRVLNTQKQVLGLEHPDTLASMADLASTYQNQGQWKTAEQLFIQVMESQKLVLGPEHTNTLTTMANLASVLLRQGQWRQAEELHLRVVETRKKGLGEVDPPTLNSMVDLASIYKHQGRLAEAKELERQIEDARIWQLEQDSDTDSETSIISSIMSEAYSHDSTTSSGSLYETQRAVPERVARALFEEMELQAYYRRAIEKFGKAHFTRNHDHILRRLFKDLRLEAKNPHHRRALRFANWLSLNRVTELICELCDPNPDLQQLRTTQLLLTQKEDRQFILNRHLRSLANKLDNTSISELHDPGMTVTEAVVMPDFETKKDSKHHGDDRERREDGEDEEDEEDEGDVDQARMLQQLDMEYLMGGKPFRSYKDSVRHLSHTPNTMKEAIESQNIDNIRRLLRKGSDLAVMDEYAWIEELYKLGYSVDDIAELLIENAKDSPWINFEPNSYEEAEPQHGLHLRDCAHQFSFNRPLSQGQLLTTETVSRTEIVQEIQELCGLAGITPGSPELRSRTGSVKFEEQNSVAIISYAVNENDHDLDGNSIISRLYRIIERLSSAAGRVQSAGLCCDCFTIIRFPEDQPNPQLSSVNQVEMCCMEFELIVQMKTELRRLLSVECIEMTDVAGIRAVTERILELLTQTARNIPVDTVDCVFNYCCLAIQFLSLGFLSYFQAHMGPIQFFFLDTLQTTYVLSGNEVSPSRYHEIIASLTNLTCMGEMIQSPVFTFRIRSAETKDSVEKTGPKHDLLASIEDILDTWGPGQVIARRLDNLPYAIRLGGGFITYDGRKYHWSQDVAAEQWSPIKWERRHKVVIGAVVTVNGLCTIDENQYWAKSSTILEPLGTYPTWWELNQRQSGFQAGNYVLYQINGVWCKMHGRTLKQSKLEQDDEMLIPFLDDLWGLQVSFCTSVARRVALREMVADLLPTFATATYTNEQQELWEDLKMNYNIVDSFKGGNLKDWFRLLTPQLYQYTLGILRKMFNVLQHTGIDREGRYLLVSWPHEHDLLRGFKIPCEKQSSWARILADSDDCATFAYISSKCLETETIKCSGPLRNWTNTTLLLETAVIFHNLKEPSFELENDEIFFFKKLDSLLYVRVHRRNETSAASLLTPSTSIASIPWSLQQRLFMREKQRRKRRLREKQATYDIGETVVVLAAKGLL, from the coding sequence ATGGAAACCCGGAAACGGTTGCTGGGACCGAAGCACCCTGATACTCTGGCCAGCATGGCTGGCCTCGCATCAACATACCAATCTCAAGGGCGTTGGAGAGAAGCGGAATGGCTAGAGGTGCAAGTAATGGAAACCCGGAAACAGGTGCTAGGGTCATGGCATCCTGATACTCTGACAAGCATGGCCAATCTTGCATCAACATACTGGAACCAAGGGCGAtggaaagaggcagaagcGCTGGAGGTGCAAGTGATGGAAACCCGGAAGCAGGTATTAGGATCATGGCATCCTGATACTCTGACGAGCAAGGCCAATCTTGCATTAACATATCAATATCAAGggcgatggaaagaagcGGAATGGCTAGAGGTGCAAGTGATGGAGACCCGACAACAGGTATTagggccagagcatcctAATACTCTGACAAGCATGGCAAACCTTGCATTGACATACCGAAATCAAGGTCAATTGAAGGAAGCTGAAAGGCTTGGTGTGCAGGTAATGGAGACCAGTAAGCAGGTACTCGGGTCAGACCATGATGACACTCTGGCTAGCATGGCCAATCTTGCATCAACATACTGGAGTCAAGGAAAATggaaagaagcggaagcgctGTTTATACGGGTTTTGAATACCCAGAAACAAGTGCTGGGTCTAGAGCACCCTGACACTCTGGCCAGCATGGCCGACCTCGCATCAACCTACCAAAACCAAGGCcaatggaaggaagcagaagagctgTTCATACAGGCGATGGAGATTCAGACAACTGTGCTAGGATCAGAGCACCCTGATACCCTGATCAGTACGGCTAATCTCGCATCAACATACCGAAGTCAAGGTCGATTGAAGCAAGCCGAAAGGCTTGGTGTGCAGGTAATGGAGACTAGCAAACAGGTACTCGGGCCAGACCATCCTTACACCTTGAccagcatggccaatctTGCATCAACATACTGGAGTCAAGGAAAATggaaagaagcggaagcgctGTTTATACGGGTTTTGAATACCCAGAAACAAGTGCTGGGTCTAGAGCACCCTGACACTCTGGCCAGCATGGCCGACCTCGCATCAACCTACCAAAATCAAGGCCAATGGAAGACAGCAGAACAGCTGTTCATCCAGGTAATGGAAAGCCAAAAACTTGTGCTGGGCCCGGAGCATACGAACACTTTGACTACTATGGCAAACCTCGCGTCTGTGCTATTAAGACAAGGTCAATGGCGGCAGGCTGAAGAACTACACCTACGAGTGGTTGagacaagaaaaaaaggcCTGGGCGAGGTAGACCCTCCTACGCTAAATAGCATGGTGGACTTAGCTTCCATATACAAGCATCAAGGACGCCTTGCTGAAGCTAAGGAGCTTGAACGGCAAATAGAGGATGCTCGTATATGGCAACTGGAGCAGGACTCGGACACAGATTCGGAAACATCTATCATTTCATCTATCATGTCGGAAGCCTATTCTCATGATAGCACGACCTCCTCGGGGTCACTCTACGAGACCCAACGTGCTGTCCCCGAAAGAGTAGCACGAGCATTATTTGAGGAAATGGAACTTCAAGCTTATTACAGAAGAGCCATTGAGAAATTTGGGAAAGCGCATTTTACAAGAAACCATGACCATATCCTAAGAAGGCTTTTCAAGGATCTCAGATTGGAAGCCAaaaatcctcatcatcgacggGCACTTCGCTTTGCCAATTGGCTTTCGCTTAATAGAGTGACCGAGTTAATATGCGAGCTCTGTGATCCAAACCCagatcttcagcagctccgAACCACTCAGCTATTACTCACGCAGAAGGAAGATCGTCAGTTCATTCTGAATCGACATCTAAGATCACTAGCCAACAAGTTAGACAACACCTCAATTTCCGAACTGCATGACCCAGGCATGACGGTGACGGAGGCGGTGGTCATGCCGGACTTCGAGACAAAAAAGGATTCTAAACATCATGGAGATGACAGAGAGCGCAGAGAGGacggagaggatgaagaggacgaggaagatgagggaGATGTAGACCAGGCCCGGATGCTCCAGCAGTTAGATATGGAATATCTCATGGGTGGAAAGCCTTTCCGGTCTTATAAGGACAGTGTTCGACATCTCTCTCACACTCCCAACACGATGAAGGAAGCTATTGAATCACAAAACATTGACAACATCCGAAGGTTGTTAAGGAAGGGATCTGATCTGGCGGTAATGGACGAATACGCCTGGATAGAGGAACTTTACAAACTAGGGTACTCTGTTGACGATATTGCAGAGCTTCTGATTGAAAACGCCAAAGACTCTCCCTGGATTAATTTTGAGCCAAATTCTTACGAGGAGGCTGAGCCACAACATGGGTTGCACCTTAGAGATTGTGCTCATCAATTCTCTTTCAATAGACCGCTCTCTCAGGGCCAATTATTGACTACAGAGACCGTGAGCCGGACAGAGATCGTCCAAGAGATTCAAGAACTCTGTGGCCTTGCTGGAATTACTCCTGGTTCACCAGAGCTTCGGAGTCGCACCGGTTCCGTCAAATTTGAAGAACAGAACTCGGTTGCTATTATCTCCTACGCTGTAAATGAGAATGACCATGATCTGGATGGAAACTCTATTATTTCCAGGCTGTATCGCATCATTGAACGCCtttcctctgctgctggtcGAGTTCAATCGGCAGGTCTCTGCTGCGACTGCTTCACCATCATACGATTTCCGGAAGACCAGCCCAATCCGCAACTATCATCAGTTAACCAGGTTGAGATGTGTTGTATGGAATTTGAACTCATCGTACAGATGAAAACTGAGTTACGGCGCCTTCTGAGCGTCGAATGCATTGAAATGACAGACGTCGCCGGTATACGAGCAGTCACAGAGCGGATCCTTGAACTTCTTACACAAACGGCAAGAAATATCCCTGTGGACACGGTCGACTGTGTTTTCAACTATTGTTGCCTAGCGATTCAATTCCTCTCTTTAGGTTTTCTATCGTACTTTCAAGCGCACATGGGGCCCATAcaattcttcttcttggataCTCTGCAAACTACTTATGTGCTTTCAGGAAATGAGGTGTCTCCCAGTCGATACCATGAGATCATAGCAAGCTTAACCAATCTCACCTGTATGGGTGAAATGATTCAGTCTCCAGTTTTCACGTTCAGGATTCGTTCCGCGGAGACAAAAGATTCTGTCGAAAAAACTGGGCCAAAACATGATCTTCTCGCGAGTATTGAGGACATTCTTGATACCTGGGGTCCGGGACAGGTCATTGCCCGACGCTTGGACAACCTGCCGTACGCGATCAGGTTGGGGGGTGGTTTCATTACTTATGACGGTCGAAAATACCACTGGAGCCAAGATGTAGCGGCCGAACAGTGGTCTCCTATCAAGTGGGAGCGGCGTCACAAAGTAGTGATAGGAGCAGTGGTTACAGTCAATGGGCTCTGCACGATTGACGAAAACCAATACTGGGCCAAGTCATCCACAATTCTTGAGCCCCTGGGTACGTATCCAACATGGTGGGAGCTTAACCAGAGACAGTCTGGGTTTCAGGCTGGCAACTATGTCCTATATCAGATCAACGGTGTTTGGTGCAAAATGCATGGCAGAACTCTAAAACAGTCCAAGCTTGAGCAAGACGATGAAATGCTGATCCCTTTCTTGGATGACCTCTGGGGCCTTCAGGTCAGCTTTTGCACGAGTGTTGCACGCCGTGTCGCCCTCCGAGAGATGGTGGCTGATCTGCTGCCAACGTTTGCTACCGCTACCTACACTAATGAGCAGCAAGAACTATGGGAAGATCTCAAGATGAATTACAACATTGTGGATTCATTCAAGGGAGGCAATCTTAAAGACTGGTTCAGGTTGCTCACTCCTCAACTGTACCAGTATACCTTGGGCATTTTGCGTAAGATGTTCAATGTGCTTCAACACACGGGAATCGATAGGGAAGGAAGGTATCTTTTGGTTTCATGGCCTCACGAACATGATCTCCTACGAGGCTTCAAAATACCATGTGAAAAGCAGAGCTCTTGGGCGCGAATACTCGCCGACTCTGATGATTGTGCCACATTCGCGTACATCTCGTCGAAGTGTCTCGAAACTGAAACGATAAAGTGCAGTGGGCCGCTTCGGAACTGGACAAACACGACTCTACTTCTCGAAACAGCAGTCATATTTCATAATTTGAAAGAACCAAGCTTCGAATTGGAGAATGACGAGATatttttcttcaagaaactggactcATTACTCTATGTAAGAGTGCACAGACGAAACGAAACTAGCGCAGCGAGTCTTCTCACTCCATCCACGTCGATTGCGTCGATACCCTGGAGCTTGCAGCAAAGATTATTTATGAGAGAAAaacaaagaaggaagaggagattaCGGGAGAAACAAGCGACTTACGACATTGGTGAGACAGTGGTTGTATTAGCAGCTAAGGGCTTGCTGTAG
- a CDS encoding putative quinol monooxygenase (transcript_id=CADANIAT00005126), with the protein MVYTIVVHMRAKPDQESISKLSAKLQEASAVYSKDKETLSWHVMQSVHDPQDFCIVERYLNEGSQTYHLNNPYWKTFDPYVIPLLEKPMDLRRFEELEEKKE; encoded by the exons ATGGTCTACACTATCGTCGTCC ACATGAGGGCCAAGCCCGACCAGGagagcatctccaagctatCCGCCAAGCTCCAGGAAGCTTCCGCCGTCTACTCTAAGGACAAGGAGACCCTTTCCTGGCACGTCATGCAGTCGGTCCACGACCCGCAGGACTTCTGTATCGTTGAGCGCTACCTCAACGAAGGCTCCCAGACCTACCACTTGAACAACCCCTACTGGAAGACTTTCGATCCCTACGTCATTCCGTTGTTGGAGAAGCCTATGGACCTTAGACGctttgaggagctggaagagaagaaggagtGA
- a CDS encoding uncharacterized protein (transcript_id=CADANIAT00005127), which produces MSQSAMATTEPTHGQADSVASVESPAQDNPGPKDHSDYTRALEKRLSELESRLLNVELHSKESVSKRVISGDNPESELENAAKSPSDDDAGPEPEQLPVVREIRRLNWINFVNRFPDQKDAALIELLMAPPSLEDEEKKDSLFCAKLQLVGAEEAQQLMATMRERNVFRSDAYLQSVRISSIPLARELVDILGSDDDITAPLIFRRPFAPLIYHIDDFKKKLAKLEAELEKTTEEDVLSIFPSSVVPTQTAMTASEKARADRTTLAGDFRYLIQFLEREILPFANLFDSSSKPETSSRHRKTCFRDLWHLFRVGEYIYNPAATFSFQSNPKAVVNESGDQKLWKLYRKRTVGNDFELKCYRIDHNGEAYVCIPTTFTISYFKGEQDIVNLTVYPLRFAEDHKALLQVYKESGQKCKECIEAKFLLHTGWALTPESQSSLQYIASDVILDAGEAMKLHFNWKFDSKYPSTKEWDRGYPYYLYHVFYWRLKDQKAVSSNIQNACWVDDWVGRKEKIDYCERVDSFLSHGINGREKEYQLNDDDIVLLPRRLFAYVLQERRFVAVETRNLSSVKDSTSGTFENLVINPDHMSLLQSLVHSHYMRKQIQDSGRYSVNQDIVHNKGRGLVILLHGVPGVGKTSTAETIAHQWKKPLLPITYGDLGLSPSNVESKLKDVFRLAQLWGCILLLDEADVFLSERKATDLERNALVSGGFPSHGAESSLTVSAFTVFLRVLEYYMGILFLTTNRVGTIDEAFRSRIHISLYYPDLGKRETRKIWKLNLDRLRAIEEERAGTTGKPALTIDVDGIKNFALEHYKSSQQGKGRWNGRQIRNAFLVASALARYEKEHPDSKSQPSINTSPYNTSSYDISARHFKVVAEAGVGFDKYLYEIKRKTPGEQALLHGYRIDSVTHKSPQEPGSQFTAGQGGIPPSNQGLFPGQSSPSLQGHYDGLQAHNPGSRQSQAQFSQYGYTADGLRSQPFVPHGHDPTFNRSPQTGYGQEFGMGMGMRNEYNLQPPPVTSSKHSFKGSPRGTPSGFSGTAGHGDDDSDSDD; this is translated from the exons ATGTCA caGAGCGCCATGGCTACCACGGAGCCCACCCACGGACAGGCCGACAGTGTTGCCAGTGTCGAGAGCCCGGCCCAGGATAACCCGGGCCCCAAAGACCATTCTGACTACACTCGGGCACTCGAGAAGCGACTCAGCGAGTTGGAGTCACGGCTGTTGAATGTCGAGCTACACAGCAAAGAATCGGTGAGCAAGCGCGTAATCAGCGGCGACAACCCTGAAAGCGAACTCGAGAATGCGGCAAAAAGTCCTTCAGACGACGACGCAGGGCCTGAACCAGAACAGCTCCCTGTCGTGCGAGAAATACGCAGGTTGAACTGGATCAACTTTGTAAACCGTTTTCCGGACCAGAAGGATGCAGCCCTCATTGAACTCCTCATGGCCCCGCCGTCGttagaagatgaagaaaagaaggacaGCCTCTTCTGCGCAAAGCTGCAACTGGTCGGCGCCGAGGAAGCGCAGCAGCTTATGGCAACAATGCGAGAGCGTAATGTCTTTCGATCGGATGCGTACCTTCAATCTGTCCGCATTTCATCCATACCACTGGCCcgcgagcttgtggatatCTTGGGCTCGGACGATGATATCACAGCCCCCCTAATCTTTAGGCGACCATTTGCACCATTGATCTATCATATCGATgacttcaagaagaagctggccaAGTTGGAAGCAGAGCTCGAGAAAACgacggaagaggatgtttTGAGCATATTTCCCTCGAGCGTGGTGCCTACGCAGACTGCGATGACTGCCTCCGAAAAGGCACGCGCTGACCGGACAACTCTTGCTGGTGATTTTCGATACCTGATTCAGTTCCTGGAGCGGGAAATACTGCCGTTCGCAAATCTTTTTGACAGCTCCAGTAAGCCTGAGACTTCGAGCAGGCACAGAAAAACATGTTTCCGCGATTTGTGGCATCTGTTTAGGGTTGGCGAGTATATCTACAACCCGGCTGCaactttctctttccaatCGAACCCCAAAGCAGTTGTTAACGAAAGCGGTGACCAGAAGCTATGGAAGCTGTATCGGAAACGAACAGTTGGCAATGATTTTGAACTGAAATGTTACCGCATTGACCATAATGGCGAAGCCTATGTCTGCATTCCGACTACATTCACTATCAGTTATTTCAAAGGGGAACAGGACATTGTCAACCTGACGGTCTACCCGCTTCGGTTTGCAGAGGACCACAAAGCCCTCCTACAGGTATACAAGGAGTCGGGCCAAAAGTGCAAAGAGTGCATCGAGGCCAAGTTCCTCTTGCACACCGGATGGGCTCTGACTCCCGAGTCCCAGAGCTCGTTGCAGTACATTGCCAGCGATGTTATTCTCGACGCTGGTGAGGCGATGAAACTCCATTTCAACTGGAAGTTTGATTCAAAATACCCCAGTACAAAGGAGTGGGATAGAGGCTACCCGTATTATTTGTATCATGTTTTCTACTGGAGGTTGAAGGACCAAAAAGCTGTCTCCTCGAACATCCAAAATGCCTGCTGGGTGGACGACTGGGTGGGCCGCAAGGAGAAGATTGACTATTGCGAGCGTGTGGACTCTTTCCTTTCACACGGCATCAACGGCCGGGAGAAGGAATATCAACTCAACGACGATGACATCGTGCTATTGCCACGTCGGCTTTTCGCCTATGTCCTCCAAGAGCGACGGTTTGTGGCCGTGGAGACTCGAAACCTCTCAAGCGTGAAGGACTCTACAAGTGGCACATTTGAGAACTTGGTGATCAATCCGGACCATATGAGCTTGCTTCAGTCCCTCGTGCATTCCCATTATATGCGCAAGCAGATACAAGATTCCGGTCGATACAGTGTCAACCAGGACATTGTCCACAACAAAGGACGAGGCCTGGTTATCCTCCTTCATGGCGTCCCGGGTGTTGGCAAGACCTCGACAGCAGAAACCATTGCCCATCAATGGAAGAAGCCGCTATTGCCGATAACCTACGGGGACCTCGGACTATCGCCATCGAACGTTGAGAGCAAGTTGAAGGACGTTTTTCGCCTTGCTCAGCTTTGGGGCTGCATCCTTCTCTTGGACGAGGCAGATGTCTTTCTCTCCGAGAGAAAAGCAACGGATCTCGAGAGAAATGCTCTTGTTTCCGGTGGGTTTCCTTCACATGGTGCAGAATCATCACTAACAGTCAGCGCTTTCACAGTCTTCCTGCGGGTCCTGGAATATTACATGGGAATCCTCTTTCTCACCACCAACCGCGTAGGCACTATTGACGAGGCCTTCAGGTCCCGCATTCACATTAGCCTCTACTACCCTGACCTTGGTAAACGCGAGACCAGGAAAATCTGGAAGTTGAATCTCGACCGCTTAAGAGCCatcgaggaagagagggCTGGCACAACTGGCAAACCGGCTCTGACAATTGACGTCGATGGTATAAAGAACTTCGCTCTTGAACACTACAAGTCAAGTCAACAAGGTAAAGGCAGGTGGAATGGAAGGCAAATCAGGAACGCATTTCTCGTAGCGTCAGCGCTCGCCCGCTACGAGAAAGAGCACCCGGACTCAAAGTCCCAGCCCTCGATCAACACGTCGCCGTACAACACGTCGTCTTACGACATTTCAGCAAGACACTTCAAGGTTGTGGCAGAAGCTGGGGTGGGCTTTGACAAGTACCTCTACGAAATCAAACGCAAGACTCCGGGAGAGCAGGCCCTCTTGCATGGTTATCGCATTGACTCGGTCACCCATAAGTCGCCTCAAGAGCCTGGCAGCCAGTTTACTGCAGGCCAGGGGGGTATACCTCCAAGCAACCAGGGTCTCTTTCCCGGTCAGTCGAGTCCATCCCTACAGGGGCATTATGATGGCCTCCAAGCCCATAATCCTGGATCCCGTCAGTCTCAAGCTCAATTTTCTCAGTATGGCTATACAGCGGACGGCTTACGCAGCCAGCCTTTCGTACCGCACGGCCATGATCCTACTTTCAATCGTTCTCCGCAAACGGGATACGGCCAGGAGTTTGGAATGGGGATGGGAATGAGGAATGAATATAATCTTCAGCCACCTCCAGTGACTTCAAGCAAGCATTCTTTTAAAGGTTCTCCCAGGGGCACTCCAAGTGGATTTTCCGGCACCGCTGGgcatggagatgatgattcTGATTCTGATGATTGA
- a CDS encoding uncharacterized protein (transcript_id=CADANIAT00005128), which produces MLDRWRKLDPRNGLREQKEIAADFTLKSGKEFHQALTAPAKDLQEALEMYNATAEEALRFSVNTCTFDDVLSELKAAVRVYEQKATGPANVLRRFARAAGDYSVEIAPWCDLVPADNGLNVLSAGLRMIFSIAKRNADNRERILQAFHDIPALVNKASRQQSQFAFSKDVRHSAITFYETVVRALAQLIVQLNGSINSDTRFWDRVSRLRERLFGSSLRGKSIDTILRTVSIQVAKFEECLDLVRDKIRMGTYETVVVAAEAMHEFNEKLQQLQSDMKSLKENAEKSKDDGPDPILQRQVSTEAIELGQKYGSMNRKDQHSLDIMNHLFNFLISNYSELMQSLGVYFRQHLEDLDTVLKEQHQFDDAAQSHARQLLQSPRFSHWFSSQSSDVLWSVICIIDGITGFEYGPWLNDLWDVMDILDKIVKDPALRPHFKLLVTTPFADGVVDRTVMEHQRLVLPSDSSSGGFAEMSDRLVWDEIGQATRLEEYRRAVRLNEEEDSEDSDGLSE; this is translated from the exons ATGCTCGATCGTTGGCGGAAGCTAGATCCGCGAAACGGTCTGCGAGAGCAAAAGGAAATTGCTGCGGACTTTACCCTAAAAAGTGGAAAGGAATTTCACCAAGCCTTGACAGCCCCTGCAAA AGACCTTCAAGAAGCGCTGGAAATGTACAATGCGACAGCCGAAGAGGCGTTGCGCTTTAGTGTCAACACTTGTACCTTTGACGATGTCCTTTCAGAGCTCAAAGCTGCTGTTAGGGTCTATGAGCAGAAAGCGACTGGACCGGCAAATGTGCTGCGCAGATTCGCACGCGCGGCTGGAGACTACTCCGTCGAGATAGCCCCTTGGTGCGACTTGGTGCCCGCAGACAACGGGCTCAACGTGCTGAGTGCTGGTCTGCGGATGATCTTCAGC ATCGCAAAGAGAAATGCGGACAACCGCGAGAGGATCTTGCAAGCGTTTCATGACATCCCAGCGCTTGTTAACAAAGCTTCAAGGCAACAGAGCCAGTTTGCCTTCTCCAAGGATGTCAGGCACAGCGCAATCACATTCTACGAGACGGTGGTGCGCGCTCTAGCCCAACTGATTGTCCAATTGAATGGCAGTATCAATTCAGATACGCGGTTCTGGGACCGCGTGAGCAGACTGAGAGAACGGCTCTTCGGCTCCAGCCTCAGAGGAAAGAGTATTGATACAATCCTGAGGACGGTCTCGATCCAGGTCGCGAAGTTCGAGGAATGCCTTGACCTGGTTCGCGACAAGATTAGAATGGGCACGTATGAAACCGTTGTCGTAGCTGCGGAGGCGATGCACGAATTCAATGAGAAGTTACAACAACTCCAAAGTGACATGAAAAGTCTCAAGGAGAATGCtgaaaagagcaaagacGATGGTCCCGACCCGATACTGCAACGACAGGTTTCCACCGAGGCGATAGAACTGGGCCAGAAATACGGCAGCATGAATCGCAAGGACCAACATAGCCTGGATATCATGAATCACCTGTTCAACTTTCTGATTTCCAATTACTCTG AGCTGATGCAAAGCCTGGGGGTCTACTTTCGTCAGCACTTGGAGGATCTTGACACCGTGCTCAAGGAACAGCATCAATTCGACGACGCGGCACAGAGTCATGCTAGGCAACTTCTCCAGTCCCCTAGATTTTCGCACTGGTTCTCCTCCCAATCCTCGGATGTGCTCTGG AGTGTCATCTGTATTATCGACGGTATAACGGGATTTGAATATGGTCCGTGGTTGAATGACCTCTGGGACGTGATGGACATCCTGGACAAGATCGTTAAAGATCCTGCGTTGCGTCCACATTTCAAGTTACTTGTCACCACACCTTTTGCCGATGGGGTTGTGGATCGGACTGTCATGGAGCATCAGAGGCTCGTCTTACCGTCCGATTCGTCTTCTGGGGGGTTCGCTGAGATGTCGGATCGCTTGGTGTGGGATGAAATCGGTCAAGCGACTCGGTTGGAGGAGTATCGACGGGCGGTGCGGctgaatgaggaggaagattcGGAAGATTCGGATGGGCTAAGCGAGTAG